The following proteins are co-located in the Aggregatibacter aphrophilus ATCC 33389 genome:
- a CDS encoding L,D-transpeptidase family protein, whose protein sequence is MNTKSFKLATLALMTSFYVGNVVAEEVKSAAPQVAEKIAEQVLPQQEINLTTQQLELEAKAEEERLAAEKKAEEERLAAEKQQQAEQALVERIGDTQLQFKPLIAKIYTENNFAPLWTDTQAKQQFLHDYALMIAAGISKRSSGALNAVSESAGKGELIEDVILTDAFLDYLYYANNVKRSAQKWLYSENSYKAGKFDENQLSAWLSAVKNNDNLAFIKNLSSDNPLFKQTLDKVKALIVKGVDKNKTTELHRLAINAQRLRILPTFQNGIFVNIPSYQLTYYRDGEAVLNSRVIVGKTERKTPVMFSRLSNVVVNPPWNAPTRLINEDIIPKVRKDPSYIYRNGYTIIDSNGNTIDPYTIDWENMTAKKFPYRLRQAPSDNSALGNYKFNMPSSDAIYLHDTPKRSLFGNKKRDLSSGCVRVEKSDQLATILLKEAGWSDERKQNVLKSRKTTSASIKSDNPVFLYYVTAWVDKDQVHTLPDIYGYDKAPNLSYIDWDVLKQYVQ, encoded by the coding sequence ATGAATACAAAGTCTTTTAAATTAGCAACATTGGCATTAATGACATCTTTTTATGTAGGAAATGTTGTTGCTGAAGAGGTTAAGTCTGCGGCTCCTCAGGTCGCGGAGAAAATTGCCGAACAGGTTTTGCCACAGCAGGAAATAAATTTAACTACACAACAGTTAGAATTGGAAGCTAAAGCAGAAGAGGAACGCTTAGCTGCCGAGAAAAAAGCAGAAGAAGAGCGTTTGGCTGCCGAAAAACAACAACAAGCTGAGCAGGCCTTAGTTGAGCGTATTGGTGATACTCAGTTGCAGTTTAAACCGCTCATTGCAAAAATTTATACAGAGAATAATTTTGCTCCTCTTTGGACGGATACCCAAGCCAAACAACAATTTTTACATGATTATGCGCTTATGATTGCCGCTGGTATTTCCAAGCGTTCTTCCGGCGCGTTGAATGCAGTGAGTGAATCTGCTGGAAAAGGGGAATTGATTGAGGATGTCATTTTAACCGACGCCTTTTTAGACTATTTGTATTATGCCAATAATGTGAAACGTTCAGCTCAAAAATGGTTATATTCAGAAAATAGTTATAAAGCCGGCAAGTTTGATGAAAACCAACTTTCTGCGTGGTTAAGTGCGGTTAAAAATAATGATAATTTGGCTTTCATAAAAAATCTTTCCAGTGACAATCCTTTGTTTAAGCAAACTTTAGATAAAGTGAAAGCGTTGATTGTAAAAGGCGTGGATAAAAATAAAACTACCGAGTTGCACCGTCTGGCAATTAATGCACAACGTTTGCGAATTTTGCCTACTTTCCAAAATGGGATTTTTGTGAATATTCCAAGTTATCAGTTAACTTATTACCGTGATGGAGAAGCGGTGTTAAATTCTCGCGTGATTGTCGGAAAAACAGAACGTAAAACACCAGTCATGTTTAGTCGTTTAAGTAATGTGGTTGTGAATCCGCCCTGGAATGCACCAACTCGTCTAATTAACGAAGATATTATTCCGAAAGTGCGAAAAGATCCGAGTTATATTTATCGCAATGGCTATACGATTATTGACAGCAATGGAAATACGATTGATCCTTACACCATTGATTGGGAAAACATGACGGCGAAGAAATTCCCGTACCGTTTACGCCAGGCTCCAAGCGACAATAGCGCTTTAGGTAACTATAAATTTAATATGCCTAGTTCTGATGCCATTTACTTACACGACACCCCAAAACGCAGCTTATTTGGTAATAAAAAACGAGATTTAAGTTCCGGTTGCGTGCGTGTAGAAAAATCTGATCAACTTGCGACAATTTTATTGAAAGAAGCGGGTTGGAGCGATGAACGAAAACAAAATGTATTGAAAAGCCGAAAAACGACATCAGCCAGCATTAAATCCGATAATCCGGTCTTTTTATATTATGTCACCGCATGGGTTGATAAAGATCAAGTGCATACTTTGCCGGATATTTACGGTTATGACAAAGCCCCGAATTTGAGCTATATTGACTGGGATGTTTTAAAGCAATATGTTCAGTAA
- the proQ gene encoding RNA chaperone ProQ: MTEVQKLTNNKEIIAYLAEKFPLCFSIEGEAKPLKIGLFQDLSEALKDDERVSKTQLRQALRQYTSNWRYLHGCKAGAVRVDLEGNPAGELEQEHIEHAAQQLAEAKAALAQKRASEKAAKGAAEKKRPLRRHKPIDRQGEKPARKPKVVLNSIDMATLQKGQQVKVKVGERAQNALVLAFSNDTARVELDNGLVINITADRLFA; this comes from the coding sequence ATGACAGAAGTGCAAAAGTTAACTAATAACAAAGAGATTATTGCTTATTTGGCGGAAAAGTTTCCGCTATGTTTTTCTATTGAGGGAGAGGCAAAACCATTAAAAATCGGTTTGTTTCAAGACCTCAGTGAGGCGTTAAAAGATGATGAGCGCGTAAGTAAAACTCAATTGCGTCAGGCCTTACGTCAATATACCTCAAACTGGCGTTATTTGCATGGCTGTAAAGCCGGAGCTGTGCGTGTGGATTTGGAGGGAAATCCTGCCGGTGAATTGGAGCAGGAACATATAGAACACGCTGCGCAACAGTTGGCTGAAGCCAAAGCAGCGCTTGCTCAAAAACGGGCAAGCGAAAAAGCTGCCAAAGGTGCTGCTGAGAAAAAACGTCCGCTACGTCGTCATAAGCCCATCGATAGACAGGGCGAAAAACCTGCTCGTAAACCAAAAGTGGTATTAAATAGCATTGATATGGCAACATTGCAAAAAGGTCAACAAGTTAAAGTGAAAGTGGGAGAACGTGCACAAAATGCTTTGGTTTTAGCGTTTTCCAATGATACAGCCCGTGTTGAATTGGACAATGGATTAGTGATAAACATCACAGCAGATCGTTTATTTGCCTAA
- the prc gene encoding carboxy terminal-processing peptidase — protein sequence MKFTKTKNYLTALVLGTFLFNAGVVEAVQPKLKASDLVTLQPSEVNMFATKRATTRLTQSHYRKFQLDDEFSEKIFDRYLKALDFNRTTFLQSDIDEMRAKYGKKIDEELNAGTLDIAFNMYDLMMKRRYERYRYALSLLDKEPNLSGDDQIEIDREKAAWPKTEADAEKLWEARVKNDIISLKLKDKKWPEIKDKLVKRYNLAIRRLTQTKADDVLQTYLNAFAREIDPHTSYLAPRTAKSFNESMNLSLEGIGATLQAEDDETSIKSLVPGAPAERSKKLKAGDKIVGVGQEKGEIEDVIGWRLEDIVDKIKGKKGSKVRLEVEPAKGGKSRIVTLVRDKIRIEDQAAKLTVEKVDGVTVAIIKIPSFYLGLTNDVKKLLVEMQTKGASALIVDLRENGGGALTEAVGLSGLFISDGPVVQVRDAYQRIRVHEDPDNAQQYTGPLLVMINRFSASASEIFAAAIQDYNRGIIIGQNTYGKGTVQQSRSLNFVYDLDQTPLGLIQYTIQKFYRINGGSTQLKGVAPDITFPNVIDMKEYGEEKEDNALPWDKIPSVNYSEVTKARDLVAELTKKHRDRMAKDPEFIALNEDLKVRDERRDRKFLSLNYEKRKAENDKDDDKRLKDLNARFKREGKKPLKDINDLPKDYDAPDFFLKEAEAMAVDVVKFSGEKEEIKEANKSSNK from the coding sequence ATGAAATTTACTAAAACAAAAAATTATTTGACCGCACTTGTGTTAGGAACATTTTTATTTAACGCCGGTGTTGTAGAAGCGGTACAACCAAAGTTAAAAGCAAGCGATCTTGTTACTTTGCAACCTTCCGAAGTGAATATGTTTGCGACTAAGCGTGCAACGACCCGTCTGACACAATCCCATTATCGTAAATTTCAACTTGACGATGAGTTTTCAGAAAAGATTTTTGATCGTTATCTTAAAGCACTCGATTTTAATCGTACGACTTTTTTGCAATCTGATATTGATGAAATGCGTGCAAAATATGGTAAGAAAATAGATGAAGAGTTAAATGCTGGCACATTAGACATTGCTTTCAATATGTATGATTTAATGATGAAACGCCGTTACGAGCGTTATCGTTATGCATTGTCATTGCTGGATAAAGAACCGAATTTAAGTGGTGATGATCAAATTGAAATTGATCGTGAAAAAGCTGCTTGGCCCAAAACAGAAGCTGATGCCGAAAAATTGTGGGAGGCGCGTGTTAAAAATGACATTATCAGCTTGAAATTAAAAGATAAAAAATGGCCAGAAATTAAAGATAAATTGGTTAAACGTTACAATTTAGCCATTCGTCGTTTAACTCAAACCAAGGCCGATGATGTGCTACAAACCTATTTAAATGCCTTCGCCCGCGAGATTGACCCTCATACCAGTTATTTGGCGCCCCGCACTGCAAAAAGTTTCAACGAAAGTATGAATCTTTCTTTGGAGGGGATTGGTGCCACTTTGCAAGCTGAAGATGATGAAACCAGTATTAAGTCTTTAGTTCCTGGCGCTCCGGCAGAACGTAGTAAGAAACTGAAAGCCGGTGATAAGATTGTCGGTGTAGGTCAAGAAAAAGGCGAAATTGAAGATGTTATCGGTTGGCGTTTGGAAGACATTGTTGATAAAATTAAAGGTAAAAAGGGGTCTAAAGTTCGTTTAGAAGTGGAACCTGCAAAAGGCGGAAAATCCCGTATCGTTACGCTAGTTCGAGACAAAATCCGAATTGAAGATCAAGCCGCCAAATTAACTGTTGAAAAAGTTGATGGCGTGACTGTAGCTATTATCAAAATTCCAAGTTTTTATCTTGGTTTAACGAATGATGTGAAGAAGCTACTTGTTGAAATGCAAACTAAAGGTGCATCTGCATTAATTGTTGATTTGCGTGAAAACGGCGGTGGAGCTTTGACTGAGGCTGTAGGTTTAAGCGGTTTATTTATTAGCGATGGTCCAGTGGTGCAAGTCCGTGATGCTTATCAACGCATTCGTGTTCACGAAGACCCGGATAACGCGCAGCAATACACTGGTCCGTTATTGGTGATGATTAACCGCTTTAGTGCATCTGCTTCCGAGATTTTTGCAGCGGCAATTCAGGACTACAATCGTGGTATTATTATAGGCCAAAATACTTATGGTAAAGGCACGGTACAACAAAGTCGTTCATTGAACTTTGTGTACGATTTGGATCAAACTCCGTTAGGTTTAATTCAATATACTATTCAAAAGTTCTATCGGATTAATGGGGGGAGTACTCAATTGAAAGGCGTAGCGCCAGATATTACCTTCCCTAATGTCATCGATATGAAAGAATATGGCGAAGAGAAAGAGGACAATGCGCTGCCTTGGGATAAGATTCCGTCGGTGAACTATTCCGAAGTGACAAAAGCACGTGATTTAGTCGCCGAATTAACAAAAAAACATCGAGACAGAATGGCGAAAGATCCTGAATTCATTGCATTAAATGAAGATTTAAAAGTGCGTGATGAACGTCGTGATCGTAAATTCTTATCGCTGAATTATGAAAAACGTAAAGCAGAAAATGACAAAGATGACGATAAGCGTTTGAAAGATCTAAATGCGCGCTTTAAGCGTGAAGGTAAGAAACCATTAAAAGACATTAATGATTTGCCGAAAGATTATGATGCACCGGATTTCTTCTTAAAAGAAGCGGAAGCTATGGCGGTAGATGTCGTAAAATTTAGTGGAGAAAAAGAAGAGATAAAAGAAGCGAATAAATCTTCGAATAAATAA
- a CDS encoding PqiB family protein, giving the protein MTDNKQNTPTHETEVSAQIRQNKRISPFWLLPFIALCIGAILFFQIVQEQGISVRISFSNGDGIVAGKTQIRYQGLQIGVVKKVNFTNDLQTVEVVANIYPEARSVLRENTKFWLVKPSASLAGISGLDALVSGNYITLQPGDGDTQHEFTAETEGPIAQLNPGDLLIHLISDDLGSISIGASIYYKKTPVGKIYDYHFTEDGKKVEIDVVIDKPYTKFVKKDSHFWNISGINANISISGLNVNMDSLNSVVQGAVAFDSPNESVNAEMNEKYTLYSNLQAAKRGINIQVNIPNTAGLEEGKTHVYYQNTEIGVLSKLSAVESNDEILTGTLLIDPNLANLFKANTNIVLRVKKPGLGDLTDVQKLLRGKYFEVLPGSGDSKMAFDVIKESELLLKQPNTLVLNLTAPETYGVSEGQPLIYNNIQIGEIVDQSIDTAGVKFKVAIAGEYRHLIHGDTLFIAASNFDVSIGIDGLRFEAATPEKWLQGGIRVVAGKTQSKPKATYALYSDLSNAEAGITEVQPKPTITLNTTHLPSISKGSLVLYRQYEVGKILDVRPQTQNFEVDVFIYPKYQHLLTEKSLFWVESAAQIDITPKGISIQASPVARSLKGAISFDNSGGKNNHTLYPNELRAKSAGQQITLTAEDATNISKGMVLRYLGLNIGEIDSIQLDQKNNKIITKAFINPNYMALIAKEGSRFKVISPQISAGGIENIDSLLQPYIDVEVGAGKSKTQFTLSQSVSNNIKYTNGLPLVLETNDALNITAGSPIMYRGVEVGTIKNLELNSLGDRVFINILIAPRYQHLVRQNSEFWIASGYDFNLSLTGGAQFNTGSVQQLLKGGISFSTPSSTVVQGQAKANQHFLLQVKRPEDAQKWNQGALPAAKN; this is encoded by the coding sequence ATGACAGACAACAAGCAAAACACACCAACTCATGAAACCGAAGTGTCGGCACAGATTCGTCAAAATAAACGAATTTCACCCTTTTGGTTACTTCCGTTCATCGCACTTTGTATCGGCGCCATTTTGTTCTTTCAAATTGTACAAGAGCAAGGCATTAGCGTTCGTATCAGTTTTTCCAATGGTGATGGTATCGTAGCAGGTAAAACTCAGATTCGTTATCAAGGGTTACAGATTGGGGTGGTGAAGAAAGTTAATTTCACCAATGACTTACAAACAGTAGAAGTGGTCGCCAATATTTATCCTGAGGCTAGAAGCGTACTCCGTGAAAACACTAAATTTTGGTTGGTTAAGCCAAGTGCTTCTTTGGCCGGGATTTCCGGTCTAGATGCATTAGTCTCTGGTAACTACATTACCTTACAGCCTGGTGATGGCGATACCCAGCATGAATTCACAGCGGAAACAGAAGGGCCAATTGCACAACTCAATCCCGGCGATTTATTAATTCATTTGATTTCTGACGACTTGGGTTCAATTTCCATTGGTGCATCTATTTATTATAAAAAAACACCGGTAGGTAAAATCTATGACTATCATTTCACCGAAGACGGTAAAAAAGTCGAAATTGATGTGGTCATTGACAAGCCTTATACAAAATTCGTGAAAAAAGACAGTCACTTTTGGAATATCAGCGGTATTAATGCCAATATCAGTATTTCCGGCCTAAATGTAAACATGGATAGTTTAAATTCCGTGGTGCAAGGCGCCGTTGCCTTTGACTCACCAAACGAAAGCGTAAACGCTGAAATGAATGAAAAATATACCCTTTATTCCAATTTACAAGCGGCCAAGCGTGGTATCAATATTCAAGTCAATATTCCAAACACGGCCGGATTGGAAGAAGGAAAAACCCATGTGTACTACCAAAATACGGAAATCGGCGTACTCTCGAAACTAAGTGCAGTGGAAAGTAACGATGAAATTTTAACTGGTACATTGCTCATTGATCCAAACCTTGCCAACTTATTTAAAGCCAATACCAACATTGTATTACGCGTGAAAAAACCGGGACTCGGTGATTTAACCGATGTACAAAAGCTATTGCGTGGAAAATATTTTGAGGTATTGCCGGGCTCCGGTGATAGCAAAATGGCATTTGATGTTATTAAAGAAAGCGAGCTGCTGTTAAAACAACCTAATACTTTAGTTCTCAACCTCACAGCACCGGAAACCTATGGCGTCAGTGAAGGACAACCACTGATTTATAACAACATTCAAATCGGTGAAATCGTAGACCAGTCTATAGATACTGCTGGCGTCAAATTTAAAGTGGCCATAGCCGGAGAATATCGTCATTTAATTCATGGTGATACACTCTTTATTGCTGCTTCTAATTTTGATGTCAGTATCGGCATTGACGGTTTACGTTTCGAGGCTGCAACACCGGAAAAATGGTTACAAGGCGGCATTCGAGTGGTGGCAGGCAAAACTCAAAGCAAACCCAAAGCCACTTATGCACTTTACAGTGATTTAAGCAATGCGGAAGCTGGTATTACCGAGGTTCAGCCTAAGCCGACAATCACCTTAAATACTACTCATCTACCAAGTATTAGCAAAGGTTCTCTAGTGCTTTACCGTCAATATGAAGTCGGGAAGATTTTAGATGTTCGTCCACAAACACAAAACTTCGAAGTGGATGTATTTATTTACCCGAAATATCAGCATTTGCTAACAGAGAAAAGCCTATTCTGGGTGGAAAGCGCCGCACAAATTGATATAACACCAAAAGGTATCAGTATTCAGGCATCCCCTGTGGCCCGTTCTCTAAAGGGTGCAATCAGTTTTGATAATAGTGGAGGTAAAAACAATCACACCCTTTACCCAAATGAATTGCGGGCGAAATCTGCCGGGCAGCAAATTACATTAACCGCAGAAGATGCCACCAACATCAGCAAAGGCATGGTATTACGTTATCTTGGGTTAAACATTGGTGAAATCGATAGCATTCAGCTTGACCAAAAAAATAACAAAATTATCACCAAGGCCTTCATTAATCCGAATTATATGGCGCTCATTGCCAAAGAAGGATCGCGCTTTAAAGTGATTTCACCACAAATTTCCGCCGGAGGCATTGAAAATATCGATAGCCTGCTGCAACCTTATATTGATGTAGAAGTAGGAGCCGGTAAAAGCAAAACACAATTTACTTTAAGCCAATCTGTCAGCAATAACATCAAATATACCAACGGGTTACCGCTTGTTCTAGAAACTAATGATGCATTAAACATCACGGCGGGATCACCGATCATGTATCGCGGAGTGGAAGTAGGTACGATTAAAAACTTAGAATTGAATTCTTTAGGCGATCGAGTATTTATCAACATTCTTATCGCCCCGAGATACCAACATTTAGTGCGCCAAAATTCCGAGTTCTGGATCGCTTCCGGCTATGATTTTAATCTCAGTCTGACCGGCGGCGCACAATTTAATACAGGCAGTGTACAACAACTGTTAAAAGGCGGTATCTCCTTTTCCACACCATCGAGCACTGTAGTTCAGGGACAAGCTAAAGCCAATCAACATTTCTTACTACAAGTCAAACGCCCTGAAGACGCACAAAAATGGAACCAAGGCGCGTTACCGGCAGCAAAAAATTGA
- a CDS encoding paraquat-inducible protein A: MTANSSVNFTKANFYRITRCGDCNAVVKISTLQQGQSAVCPRCHNVLYATSRWSLKRCSIIALSILILMPFALTYPLLSIDLLGEKIDASVWLGVWKMATQGFSYTAFLIFICAVFMPIAFALLVILLQLSKMIKIKPRNLLISLGYIKPWVMFDVYLVALGVSIFKVREYATVEVDIYLIALVFTALLTTLLFIKINPNEVWNDFYPQSKAVNELTRAENLRYCHSCQYSFINPLSDRKEREICPRCFSQIDIPPSIKLQRTWALLLAGIIMLFPANLLPMSVIYLNGAPSADTLMSGVISFMEMGSYFIAFIVFTASIFVPISKVLIMLYLLICVHFKLKHSIRWQMRLLHIVHFVGRWSMLDLFVLALMMSLVTRGQIIDFSVGTAAFYFGAAVFLTMIAAEQFDSRLIWEIYDRQQAKHTNS; encoded by the coding sequence ATGACAGCAAATTCATCCGTAAATTTCACCAAGGCCAACTTCTACCGTATAACGCGTTGCGGAGATTGTAATGCCGTGGTTAAAATTTCCACCTTGCAACAAGGTCAAAGTGCCGTTTGTCCACGCTGTCATAACGTCTTATACGCCACCAGTCGTTGGAGCTTAAAACGTTGTTCTATCATCGCCCTTTCAATATTGATTTTAATGCCTTTTGCCCTAACCTATCCGCTGCTTAGCATTGATTTGCTTGGTGAAAAAATTGATGCGTCAGTTTGGTTGGGCGTTTGGAAAATGGCGACTCAAGGTTTTTCCTATACAGCGTTTTTAATCTTTATTTGTGCCGTATTTATGCCTATTGCCTTTGCGCTGTTAGTCATTTTATTGCAGTTATCGAAAATGATAAAAATCAAACCGCGCAATTTATTAATTTCTCTAGGATATATCAAACCTTGGGTGATGTTTGATGTTTACTTAGTTGCGCTAGGCGTGAGTATATTTAAAGTTCGTGAATACGCCACAGTCGAAGTGGATATCTATTTAATTGCATTGGTTTTCACCGCACTTTTAACCACATTATTATTTATTAAAATTAATCCTAACGAAGTGTGGAACGATTTTTACCCGCAAAGCAAAGCCGTTAATGAACTGACTCGAGCAGAGAACTTGCGTTATTGTCACTCCTGCCAGTACAGTTTTATCAATCCACTGTCGGATCGCAAAGAACGAGAAATCTGTCCCCGTTGTTTTTCACAAATAGATATCCCACCTTCCATTAAATTGCAACGTACTTGGGCATTGTTACTCGCTGGGATTATCATGCTATTCCCCGCCAATTTATTGCCAATGTCGGTGATTTATTTAAACGGTGCGCCTAGCGCAGATACATTGATGTCGGGCGTAATAAGTTTTATGGAGATGGGTAGCTATTTCATCGCCTTTATCGTGTTCACTGCCAGTATTTTCGTACCAATTAGCAAAGTACTGATTATGTTGTATTTGCTTATTTGTGTGCATTTCAAGCTCAAACACTCGATCCGTTGGCAAATGCGCTTATTACATATCGTGCATTTCGTCGGACGTTGGTCTATGTTAGATTTATTCGTATTGGCGTTAATGATGTCCTTGGTCACACGCGGACAAATTATTGATTTTTCTGTAGGTACTGCAGCGTTTTATTTCGGCGCAGCGGTATTTTTAACAATGATTGCAGCGGAACAATTTGACAGCCGCTTAATTTGGGAAATATATGACAGACAACAAGCAAAACACACCAACTCATGA